The following are encoded together in the Streptomyces spinoverrucosus genome:
- the dhaL gene encoding dihydroxyacetone kinase subunit DhaL, producing MLDADFFRRWMTATAASVDREAERLTALDSPIGDADHGSNLQRGFTAVTAALEKEAPDTPGAVLILAGRQLISTVGGASGPLYGTLLRRTGKALGDAAEVDRAQLADALRAGVDAVMTLGGAAPGDKTMIDALVPGVDALGDSFGAARDAAEQGALATIPLQARKGRASYLGERSIGHQDPGATSSALLVAGLAEAAGE from the coding sequence GTGCTCGACGCCGACTTCTTCCGCCGTTGGATGACGGCGACCGCCGCGTCCGTGGACCGCGAGGCGGAACGGCTCACGGCCCTCGACTCCCCCATCGGGGACGCCGACCACGGCAGCAATCTGCAACGCGGGTTCACCGCCGTGACGGCGGCGCTGGAGAAGGAGGCCCCGGACACGCCCGGCGCCGTCCTGATCCTGGCGGGGCGGCAGCTGATCTCGACGGTCGGCGGGGCCTCCGGACCGCTGTACGGCACGCTGCTGCGCCGCACCGGCAAGGCACTCGGCGACGCCGCCGAGGTCGACCGGGCCCAGCTCGCCGACGCGCTGCGGGCGGGCGTGGACGCCGTGATGACGCTCGGTGGGGCCGCGCCCGGCGACAAGACGATGATCGACGCGCTGGTGCCGGGGGTGGACGCGCTCGGTGACTCGTTCGGCGCGGCGCGCGACGCCGCCGAGCAGGGTGCGCTGGCGACGATCCCGTTGCAGGCCCGCAAGGGCCGGGCCAGCTATCTGGGCGAGCGGAGCATCGGGCACCAGGATCCGGGCGCCACGTCGTCGGCGCTGCTCGTCGCGGGGCTCGCGGAGGCCGCCGGTGAGTGA
- the dhaK gene encoding dihydroxyacetone kinase subunit DhaK — MKMLINVAETVVADALRGMAAAHPELTVDVENRVIVRRDAPVEGKVALVSGGGSGHEPLHGGFVGPGMLSAACPGEVFTSPVPDQMVRAAAAVDSGAGVLFVVKNYTGDVLNFDMAAELAEDEGIQIAKVLVNDDVAVTDSLYTAGRRGTGATLFVEKIAGAAADEGQPLERVEAIARQVNESARSFGVALSACTTPAKGTPTFDLPPGELELGIGIHGEPGRERRAMMTSREIADFAVNAVLEDLSPRNPVLVLVNGMGATPLLELYGFNAEVQRVLAERGVAVARTLVGNYVTSLDMAGASVTLCQVDEELLRLWDAPVATPGLRWGM, encoded by the coding sequence ATGAAGATGCTCATCAACGTTGCGGAGACCGTCGTCGCGGACGCCCTGCGAGGCATGGCGGCGGCTCATCCCGAGTTGACCGTCGATGTGGAGAACCGGGTGATCGTACGGCGGGACGCGCCCGTCGAGGGGAAGGTCGCGCTCGTCTCCGGTGGCGGCTCGGGGCATGAGCCGTTGCACGGCGGATTCGTCGGCCCCGGGATGCTGTCGGCCGCCTGCCCCGGAGAGGTGTTCACCTCCCCCGTGCCGGACCAGATGGTGCGGGCCGCGGCGGCCGTGGACAGCGGAGCCGGGGTGCTGTTCGTCGTGAAGAACTACACCGGTGACGTGCTCAACTTCGACATGGCGGCCGAGCTCGCCGAGGACGAGGGCATCCAGATCGCCAAGGTGCTGGTCAACGACGACGTGGCCGTCACCGACAGCCTCTACACCGCCGGGCGGCGGGGCACCGGGGCCACGCTGTTCGTGGAGAAGATCGCCGGGGCCGCCGCCGACGAGGGGCAGCCGCTGGAGCGGGTCGAGGCGATCGCGCGGCAGGTCAACGAGAGCGCACGCAGCTTCGGCGTGGCGCTGAGCGCCTGCACCACGCCCGCCAAGGGCACCCCCACCTTCGATCTGCCGCCCGGCGAGCTGGAGTTGGGCATCGGCATCCACGGCGAGCCCGGCCGGGAGCGGCGGGCGATGATGACCTCGCGCGAGATCGCCGACTTCGCGGTGAACGCCGTCCTGGAAGACCTGAGCCCGCGCAATCCCGTCCTGGTCCTGGTCAACGGCATGGGCGCGACGCCGCTGCTGGAGCTGTACGGCTTCAACGCCGAGGTGCAGCGGGTGCTCGCCGAGCGCGGGGTCGCCGTCGCCCGTACCCTCGTCGGCAACTATGTGACCTCCCTCGACATGGCCGGCGCCTCGGTCACCCTGTGCCAGGTCGACGAGGAGCTGCTGCGGCTGTGGGACGCGCCGGTGGCGACCCCGGGACTGCGCTGGGGTATGTGA
- a CDS encoding MDR family MFS transporter translates to MTDLFSRLLPNRSATGPKAPRERTWKHLSPLLKLLILTQLAFNVGFYAVLPFLAEHLGTAIGMAGWLVGFVLGLRTFSQQGLFVVGGWLVDRYGVRPVVLVGCVLRIAGFAWLGFAEATWSVIGSVLLIGFAAALFSPAVESEVARQAVVWEEEGHGSRTRVLALLSAAGQAGAFVGPLLGALLLAVDFRTACLAGAGVFVLVLAGHAWLMPQHIPGRVRIRDRGGLRVLLRNRRFLALCCAYGSYLLAYNQLYLALPDEVERATGSQAPLSWLFALSSLLVVCAQLPVTRWAGDRLDLRRSMAGGLLLIAAGFAVVAAARPAGWTGLAGLLPAAGYVVLLTVGQMLVVPAARAWVPDLAEEGRIGLYTGALSSVSGLIVLIGSSATGSLLDLGLPAAVPWLVLAAVPALAVALLPRGPEAAR, encoded by the coding sequence ATGACCGACTTGTTCTCCCGCCTTCTCCCCAACCGCTCCGCCACCGGCCCCAAGGCCCCCCGCGAGCGCACCTGGAAGCACCTCTCCCCGCTCCTGAAGCTGCTGATCCTGACCCAACTCGCCTTCAACGTCGGCTTCTACGCCGTACTGCCCTTCCTCGCCGAGCACCTCGGCACCGCGATCGGCATGGCGGGCTGGCTGGTCGGCTTCGTCCTGGGGCTGCGAACCTTCAGCCAGCAGGGGCTGTTCGTGGTCGGGGGCTGGCTCGTCGACCGATATGGGGTGCGGCCCGTCGTCCTGGTGGGCTGTGTACTGCGGATCGCCGGGTTCGCCTGGCTGGGGTTCGCCGAGGCGACCTGGTCGGTCATCGGCTCGGTGCTGCTGATCGGCTTCGCCGCCGCGCTGTTCTCACCGGCCGTGGAGTCGGAGGTGGCCCGCCAGGCGGTGGTGTGGGAGGAGGAGGGCCACGGCTCCCGCACCCGCGTGCTGGCGCTGCTGTCCGCGGCCGGCCAGGCCGGAGCCTTCGTCGGACCGCTGCTCGGCGCTCTGCTGCTCGCCGTCGACTTCCGTACGGCCTGCCTCGCCGGGGCCGGAGTCTTCGTTCTCGTCCTCGCCGGGCACGCGTGGCTGATGCCGCAGCACATCCCCGGCCGGGTGCGGATACGGGACCGGGGCGGCCTGCGCGTGCTGCTGCGCAACCGCCGCTTCCTCGCCCTGTGCTGCGCCTACGGCAGCTATCTCCTCGCCTACAACCAGCTCTACCTCGCCCTGCCCGACGAGGTGGAACGCGCGACGGGCTCGCAGGCGCCGCTGTCCTGGCTGTTCGCCCTGTCGTCCCTGCTCGTCGTGTGCGCGCAGCTCCCGGTCACCCGGTGGGCGGGCGACCGGCTCGACCTGCGCCGCTCCATGGCCGGTGGCCTGCTGCTGATCGCGGCCGGGTTCGCGGTCGTGGCAGCGGCGCGCCCGGCGGGCTGGACGGGACTTGCCGGACTGCTGCCCGCCGCCGGGTACGTCGTCCTGCTCACCGTCGGCCAGATGCTGGTCGTGCCCGCCGCCCGCGCCTGGGTACCCGACCTCGCCGAGGAGGGCCGCATCGGCCTCTACACCGGCGCGCTGTCCTCCGTCTCCGGCCTGATCGTCCTCATCGGCAGCTCGGCCACCGGCTCACTCCTCGACCTTGGCCTCCCGGCCGCCGTGCCGTGGCTGGTCCTCGCCGCCGTACCGGCACTGGCGGTGGCGCTGCTGCCGCGCGGGCCGGAAGCAGCACGCTGA
- a CDS encoding ABC transporter substrate-binding protein, whose amino-acid sequence MRSPRLRLIAGLLLAPLLSGCFSSSGDDASSDSSGSGEGGRLGVALAFQPTENYSPYGSQDAFILSRLGVAEGLTRLDANGTAVPALAESWSSEQDGKSWLFTLRDAKFQDGSDVTAKAVASALTHAAQADPAPTAISGVQLTAEAVGDDQVKVTAADADPVLPLRLTNPSLAVFSPKAYGKDGKVSPVGTATGPFALTKITGDTAATLDRFDDYWGGRAQASGIDAKFVSDGTARANALRTGDVDIAEAVPVAQVASLDKDTAHEVNTARNTSLYLNTRTGVFKDAGLRAAAREAVDTSVIAKGVYEGYAEPAQGLYGPALTWASGKRIEPTGLAKAADPKGKSITIATYNDRPELPEAAQVLQQQLQKAGFKVKLEVRTYARLESDLLAGKFDAAVYSRNMMLDTGDPVTVLDGDYTCDGSNNLSFLCDKNVDKLVTTAQAETDPAKRQDAAMKAEAAILGTDAVIPLVHLKVVTGIGTSVKGAVLDPYEREFVGIGTRS is encoded by the coding sequence ATGAGATCTCCCCGCCTTCGGCTGATAGCCGGTCTGCTGCTCGCTCCGCTGCTCTCCGGCTGTTTCTCCTCCTCCGGCGACGACGCGTCCTCGGACTCCTCCGGCTCCGGCGAGGGCGGCCGTCTGGGTGTCGCGCTCGCCTTCCAGCCCACGGAGAACTACTCGCCGTACGGCAGCCAGGACGCCTTCATCCTCTCCCGGCTCGGAGTCGCCGAGGGGCTGACCCGGCTCGACGCCAACGGCACCGCCGTACCCGCGCTCGCCGAGTCGTGGAGCAGTGAGCAGGACGGCAAGAGCTGGCTGTTCACCTTGCGGGACGCCAAGTTCCAGGACGGCAGCGACGTCACCGCCAAGGCCGTCGCCTCCGCCCTCACCCACGCCGCCCAGGCCGACCCCGCTCCCACCGCCATATCCGGCGTGCAGCTCACCGCCGAGGCCGTCGGCGACGACCAGGTCAAGGTCACCGCCGCCGACGCCGACCCCGTGCTGCCGCTGCGGCTGACCAACCCGAGCCTCGCGGTGTTCTCCCCCAAGGCCTACGGCAAGGACGGCAAGGTGAGCCCGGTCGGCACCGCCACCGGCCCCTTCGCGCTCACCAAGATCACCGGTGACACCGCGGCCACCCTGGACCGTTTCGACGACTACTGGGGCGGCCGCGCCCAGGCGTCCGGCATCGACGCGAAGTTCGTCTCCGACGGCACCGCCCGCGCCAACGCCCTGCGCACCGGTGACGTCGACATCGCCGAGGCGGTCCCCGTCGCCCAGGTCGCCTCGCTGGACAAGGACACCGCCCACGAGGTCAACACCGCGCGAAACACCAGCCTGTACCTCAACACCCGGACGGGCGTCTTCAAGGACGCGGGGCTGCGAGCCGCCGCGCGCGAGGCGGTCGACACCTCCGTGATCGCCAAGGGCGTGTACGAGGGGTACGCCGAGCCCGCCCAGGGTCTCTACGGCCCGGCCCTGACCTGGGCGTCCGGCAAGCGGATCGAGCCCACCGGCCTGGCGAAGGCAGCCGACCCCAAGGGCAAGAGCATCACCATCGCCACCTACAACGACCGGCCCGAACTGCCGGAGGCCGCCCAGGTGCTCCAGCAGCAGCTTCAGAAGGCCGGCTTCAAGGTGAAGCTGGAGGTGCGTACGTACGCGCGACTCGAAAGCGACCTGCTCGCAGGCAAGTTCGACGCCGCCGTCTACTCCCGCAACATGATGCTGGACACCGGTGACCCGGTCACCGTCCTGGACGGCGACTACACCTGCGACGGCTCCAACAACCTGTCGTTCCTGTGCGACAAGAACGTGGACAAGCTCGTCACCACCGCGCAGGCCGAGACCGACCCCGCCAAGCGGCAGGACGCGGCCATGAAGGCGGAGGCCGCGATCCTCGGCACGGACGCGGTGATCCCCCTCGTGCACCTGAAGGTCGTCACGGGCATCGGTACGTCCGTCAAGGGCGCCGTCCTCGACCCGTACGAGCGTGAGTTCGTCGGCATCGGGACCCGGAGCTGA
- a CDS encoding GNAT family N-acetyltransferase — MLNYHIRTATAEDLDDARAVMLDTVYRDFGTGYVPRWHADIVDPESFYVAPPRHTLLVAVAEEDGTVAATAALDARGPAHPPNPQWLAERYPSGVTAQLRRVYVRPEHRRRGLAKRLVDGLLDFARADGGYQAVYLHTYPHSPGAMGLWQTLGKVVCEEREEMPGGGSGVVHFEIPLV, encoded by the coding sequence GTGCTCAACTACCACATCAGAACAGCCACGGCCGAGGACCTCGACGACGCACGGGCCGTGATGCTCGACACGGTGTACCGCGACTTCGGCACCGGGTACGTGCCGCGCTGGCACGCGGACATCGTCGATCCGGAGTCTTTCTACGTCGCCCCACCCCGGCACACCCTGCTGGTCGCGGTGGCCGAGGAGGACGGGACGGTGGCGGCCACGGCCGCGCTCGACGCGCGCGGGCCGGCCCATCCGCCGAACCCGCAGTGGCTGGCCGAGCGGTATCCGTCGGGGGTGACCGCCCAGTTGCGACGGGTGTACGTGCGCCCCGAGCACCGGCGGCGCGGGCTGGCCAAGCGGCTGGTGGACGGGCTGCTGGACTTCGCCCGGGCGGACGGCGGCTACCAGGCCGTGTATCTGCACACGTACCCGCACTCCCCCGGCGCGATGGGGCTGTGGCAGACGCTGGGCAAGGTCGTGTGCGAGGAGCGGGAGGAGATGCCCGGCGGCGGCAGCGGCGTCGTGCACTTCGAGATCCCACTTGTTTAA
- a CDS encoding TetR/AcrR family transcriptional regulator, with protein MPDIKHFDPDAALDTVVRLFWRQGMAATGIQDVVTATGLNRSSLYATFGGKRELYLAALRRYMERRSRPAFRRLAADERGLPAVAEFFDGLIETRCSGEYARWGCMISNAHAGSENDDPEVRALLDHHHQELRNAMHAALTTAEAQGRLSPGCDPNSSADLLALLAYGVNLRSRAGANKRDLSQTVTTALSSLGGRAPS; from the coding sequence GTGCCGGACATCAAGCACTTCGACCCGGACGCGGCCCTGGACACGGTCGTCCGGCTGTTCTGGCGGCAGGGCATGGCCGCGACCGGTATCCAGGACGTGGTGACCGCGACCGGCCTCAACCGCTCCAGCCTGTATGCCACGTTCGGCGGCAAACGGGAGCTCTACCTCGCCGCACTGCGCCGCTACATGGAGCGGCGGTCCCGGCCGGCGTTCCGGCGGCTCGCAGCCGACGAGCGCGGGCTGCCCGCGGTCGCGGAGTTCTTCGACGGGCTCATCGAAACGCGCTGCTCCGGCGAGTACGCCCGCTGGGGCTGCATGATCTCCAACGCGCACGCCGGCTCCGAGAACGACGACCCCGAGGTCCGCGCCCTCCTCGACCACCACCACCAGGAACTGCGCAACGCGATGCACGCGGCGCTCACCACCGCCGAGGCCCAGGGCCGGCTCTCCCCCGGTTGCGACCCCAACTCCTCCGCCGACCTACTCGCGCTCCTCGCGTACGGCGTCAACCTCCGTTCCCGCGCCGGGGCGAACAAGCGCGACCTGAGCCAGACGGTGACCACGGCGCTCTCCTCGCTCGGCGGCCGGGCACCATCCTGA
- a CDS encoding peroxiredoxin-like family protein → MTLNAELRAFYASRQRQIPAEIREIMRRAGQELAESGQLDRALGVGDRAPRFSLPSATGETVSLDGLLADGPVVLTFYRGAWCPYCNLALRSLQQHHDAITTRGARLVAVSPQIPDESLSLAEKHQLAFDVLSDIGSDTAKQYGLAFDLPDDLAAVYDKLGFDLQRVNAGHPRTLPLPATYVIDRVGAIRWVFVDTDYTRRAEPADLLAALDLLD, encoded by the coding sequence ATGACCCTCAACGCCGAGCTGCGCGCCTTCTACGCGTCCCGTCAGCGCCAAATCCCGGCCGAGATACGGGAGATCATGCGGCGAGCCGGCCAGGAACTCGCCGAGTCGGGCCAGCTCGATCGCGCCCTCGGCGTCGGCGACCGGGCCCCGCGCTTCAGCCTCCCCTCGGCGACCGGGGAGACGGTGTCGCTGGACGGCCTCCTCGCCGACGGCCCGGTGGTGCTGACCTTCTACCGAGGCGCCTGGTGCCCGTACTGCAACCTCGCTCTGCGCTCCCTGCAGCAGCACCACGACGCCATCACCACCAGGGGCGCCCGTCTGGTGGCCGTCTCCCCGCAGATCCCCGACGAGTCCCTGTCCCTGGCCGAGAAGCACCAGCTCGCCTTCGACGTCCTGAGCGACATCGGCTCCGACACCGCCAAGCAGTACGGCCTCGCCTTCGACCTCCCCGACGACCTCGCCGCCGTCTACGACAAGCTCGGTTTCGACCTCCAGCGCGTCAACGCCGGGCACCCGCGCACTCTCCCGCTGCCCGCCACCTACGTCATCGACCGCGTCGGCGCCATTCGCTGGGTCTTCGTCGACACGGACTACACCCGCCGCGCCGAACCGGCCGACCTCCTCGCCGCCCTGGACCTCCTGGACTGA
- a CDS encoding ABC transporter substrate-binding protein: MLRSPSRFVRSWITAALVGSVLVGCGSSAEPASDKAAAAGPKTDVSVEPIKAARELTDAGGVKISLEKEPERIVCLFALCDDILTELGIVPTATNSALLAHPDFLGEEKAKQVDVIPGGFIAPEVEAILSHKPDLVIGLEDTHGKLAPALKDATTFWPMQPETWEDSVGYLRDVAALTGRTGEGEKAEKTFRTKLAEAEKAPSDKTALIIYGSDENFGVATPGTDVVAGLFPKFADYPWKSRGVEGSYSLEEILARDVDVLFVETLSFGEADGKLSEKLAKNPLWGKIPAVRNGDVHEVNSEVWAKGRGTRSLGIVLDEATAALR, from the coding sequence ATGCTGCGCTCACCGTCGAGATTCGTCCGAAGCTGGATCACCGCGGCGCTGGTGGGTTCGGTGCTGGTCGGGTGCGGCTCTTCCGCCGAACCCGCGAGCGACAAGGCTGCCGCGGCCGGCCCGAAGACCGACGTGTCCGTCGAACCGATCAAGGCGGCGCGGGAGTTGACCGACGCGGGCGGTGTCAAGATCTCCCTCGAGAAGGAGCCCGAGCGCATCGTCTGCCTGTTCGCGCTGTGCGACGACATCCTGACCGAGCTGGGCATCGTCCCCACGGCCACGAACAGCGCGCTCCTCGCCCACCCCGACTTCCTGGGGGAGGAGAAGGCGAAGCAGGTCGACGTCATCCCCGGCGGGTTCATCGCGCCCGAGGTGGAGGCGATCCTCTCCCACAAGCCCGACCTCGTGATCGGCCTGGAGGACACCCACGGCAAGCTCGCCCCGGCCCTGAAGGACGCCACCACCTTCTGGCCCATGCAGCCCGAGACCTGGGAGGACAGCGTGGGCTACCTGCGCGATGTCGCCGCGCTCACCGGCCGCACCGGCGAGGGCGAGAAGGCCGAGAAGACCTTCCGCACCAAACTTGCCGAGGCCGAGAAGGCCCCGAGTGACAAGACCGCGCTCATCATCTACGGCAGCGACGAGAACTTCGGCGTCGCCACCCCGGGCACGGACGTGGTCGCCGGGCTGTTTCCGAAGTTTGCGGACTACCCCTGGAAGTCCCGTGGCGTGGAGGGGAGTTACAGCCTCGAAGAGATCCTCGCCCGTGACGTCGACGTGCTGTTCGTCGAGACGCTGAGCTTCGGCGAGGCGGACGGCAAGCTGTCGGAGAAGCTGGCGAAGAATCCCCTGTGGGGCAAGATCCCGGCGGTGCGGAACGGGGACGTCCACGAGGTGAACTCCGAGGTGTGGGCCAAGGGACGCGGTACCCGTTCGCTGGGCATCGTCCTCGATGAGGCGACGGCCGCGCTGCGGTGA
- a CDS encoding FecCD family ABC transporter permease, with amino-acid sequence MVASSACALSLGTPYVPLHRLPGALVEGDTTLAGIVVSELRVPRLILALVAGACLGAAGLVLQEALRNPLAVPEMLGVSSGAALGVAAPLVLAVSLPAAVQPLPAIGGAALGGGLTLLAAGLGRSPSAVLLTGAAVAAALQAALLVLMVMADQLDLQLIYRYLLGSLSARTWDDVTGLWPWLLVAVPALVLCAPVLSVLRLGDEDAEALGVRAQRARLAALAIAVVLIAPVTAVCGPVAWVGFLAPHLARWFNPGADAVRWLPWSAAWGAVVVAVADVPARLALAPVETPVGAWTALLGVPAGVALLRSGNRRPAASHRTAGTAAASRGEATASAGTAAASRGEATASAGTAAASRGEATASEEVR; translated from the coding sequence TTGGTCGCGTCGTCGGCCTGCGCGCTGAGCCTGGGCACGCCCTACGTCCCGCTGCATCGGCTGCCCGGTGCGCTGGTGGAGGGGGACACCACGCTCGCCGGGATCGTGGTCAGCGAACTCCGCGTGCCCCGGCTGATACTGGCGCTTGTCGCCGGGGCCTGTCTGGGAGCGGCGGGGCTCGTGCTCCAGGAGGCGCTGCGCAACCCGCTGGCCGTCCCCGAGATGCTGGGTGTGTCGTCGGGGGCCGCGCTCGGGGTGGCCGCGCCGCTGGTGCTGGCGGTGTCCCTCCCCGCCGCCGTCCAGCCCCTGCCGGCCATCGGCGGGGCCGCGCTCGGCGGCGGACTCACGCTGCTCGCCGCCGGGTTGGGGCGCAGCCCGTCCGCCGTGCTGCTCACCGGCGCCGCCGTCGCCGCCGCGTTGCAGGCCGCGCTGCTCGTGCTGATGGTGATGGCCGACCAGCTCGACCTCCAGCTGATCTACCGCTACCTGCTCGGTTCCCTCTCGGCCCGTACCTGGGACGACGTCACCGGGTTGTGGCCGTGGCTGCTCGTCGCGGTCCCCGCGCTCGTGTTGTGCGCGCCGGTGCTCTCGGTGCTGCGGCTGGGGGACGAGGACGCCGAGGCGCTCGGCGTGCGCGCCCAGCGGGCACGGCTGGCCGCGCTGGCCATCGCCGTCGTGCTGATCGCGCCCGTGACGGCCGTGTGCGGGCCGGTGGCCTGGGTCGGGTTCCTCGCGCCGCACCTGGCGCGGTGGTTCAACCCCGGAGCGGACGCGGTGCGCTGGCTGCCCTGGTCGGCGGCGTGGGGCGCCGTCGTCGTGGCCGTCGCCGACGTCCCGGCCCGCCTCGCGCTGGCGCCCGTGGAGACCCCGGTCGGCGCTTGGACGGCCCTGCTCGGCGTGCCCGCCGGGGTCGCCCTGCTCCGCTCGGGCAACCGCAGGCCGGCGGCCTCGCACCGCACGGCGGGCACCGCTGCCGCTTCACGCGGCGAAGCGACCGCGTCGGCGGGCACCGCTGCCGCCTCACGCGGCGAAGCGACCGCGTCGGCGGGCACCGCTGCCGCCTCACGCGGCGAAGCGACCGCGTCGGAGGAGGTCCGGTGA